Part of the Urocitellus parryii isolate mUroPar1 chromosome 2, mUroPar1.hap1, whole genome shotgun sequence genome, ACATGGCCTTGGATAGAAACAGCATCACACATGCAGAGGGTTACATTGATAGCTCCTTGAGAACGAAATTGAAAGTCAATTTGCATGTGACTCCACTGGTGACAGAGcaacccacccccaccctgcttcAAAGTCAGATATCCCATGTTTCCTTCTGGTGATGTTATATTTAGAGGAACTTTTATTCATGTCTCTCTGGCCAATTATGAGATCCTTATTGCTCATACATATTGAGTTCAAGAAAAACATGGAGGCACCTCTGACCGTGGGGTCCAGTGGCCAGGTTGGCCATTGCTGCCtgcaacacaatttttcatagaCTCAAAATTGGCCTgtagttaactcaaaatggatcaaggagcttgatatcaaatcagactctgcatctgacagaagaaaaagttggctccgatctacatattgtggggtcaggctccaaattccttaataggacgcccatagcacaagagttaacaacaagaatcaacaaatgggacttactcaaactaaaaagttttttctcagcaaaagaaacaataagagaggtaaatagggagcctacatcatgggaacaaatttttactcctcacacttcagatagagccctaatatccagagtatacaaaaaactcaaaaaattaataagataacaacccaatcaacaaatgcgccaaggacctgaacagacacttctcagaggaggacatacaatcaatcaacaagtacatgaaaaaatgctcaccatctctagcagtcagagaaatgcaaatcaaaaccaccctaagataccatctcactccagtaagattggcagccattaggaagtcaaacaacaacaagtgctggcgaggatgtggggaaaagggtactcttgtacattgctggtgggactgcaaattggtgtggccaatgtggaaagcagtatggagattcctgggaaagctgggaatggaaccaccatttgacccagctattgcccttctcggactattccctgaagaccttaaaagaccGTACTACAAGGATACTTCCACactgatgttcatagcagcacaattcacaatagctagactgtggaaacaacccagatgcccttcaatagatgaatggataaaaaaaaatgtggcatttatacacaatagagtattacacagcactaaaaaatgacaaaatcatggaatttgcagggaaatgggtggcattagagcagattatgctaagtgaagctaaccaatccctaagaaacaaatgccaaatgtcttctttgatataatgagagcaactaagaacagagcagggaggaagagcaggaggaaaagattaatattaatcgaagacatgaggtgggagggaaagggagagaaaagggaaattgcatggaaatggaaggagaccctcattgttacacaaaattacatataagaggttgtgaggggaatggaaaaaaaaacaaggagagaaatgaattacagtagatggggtagagagagaagatgggaggggaggggaggggggatagtaggggataggaaaggtagcacaatacaacagtcactaatatggcattatgtaaaaatgtggatgtgtaaccgatgtgattctgcaatctgtatttggggtaaaaatgggagttcataacccacttgaatctaatgtatgaaatatgatatgtcaagagctttgtcaTGTTttcaacaaccaataaaaaaaagaaaaagaaaaaaaataataaataaataaaaataaacaacaacaacaaaaaaattgaccTGTGTTTTACTGGAAGGATGGGATTTGCCTTTGTTGGTCAACtgggcgcacacacacaccactcttGTCAAATCAATCAGCATGTTGGGTGTGTACTGAAAGCTGCTGAGTTTTGTTGACAATCTGCCATGGTGAAGTGATCCAGCAACAGCCTCTAACTGAACTTGGTCGCAAACATGTGACGTGAGGTTGACCCTCAACAGAACTAGATAAAAAGCTGTATTTTTGGAGATGTACAATAGCAGGTGAATTGCTTACGACCCATCATAGATTATTCATTGTAGGTGCCATAGGTTGGCTCCCTGCTGAAGCTGTAGGACTTAAGCAGAAGATACCCCAACATATTGGGAACAAGGTGGCGGGAGTACCTGTGAAGTAGACCCCATGAGTCTTGCATACTGTAAAGTTAATAATTCTAGTGTTTGAGAGCCACAAAATGATAGTCTTGTCTACCCCATCCCCACAGGTTATTTATAGGTATGTGGATAACATGGGTGGCCATACTGACCTACCAAATGGACTGGCTGGTGAATGTGGGGAAGGCCATACCGCTCaaagaacattcaaaattttaTCTGAGTGGCCACCCAAAGGGGacactttcaaaaaaaatgacATCATGTGAAATGCACTCCATGGTGGTATTACCCCTTAGCTTTGTTCTCACTACAAGAGGCCACCATAGTCAGTGAGACAGAGATGACCACACTGGCACTGCACATGGTCAAAGCCCTCAATGCTACCCATGAATCACTTGCCctcttaaatgaagaaataaaccaaataagGAAGATAGTATTATAAAATCAGATGGACCTTGATATACTGACTGCCTCCCAATATGGAAGAAGTGTCCTCCGAGGCACCCAGTGTTGTGTTTACATAGCAGATAAGCACCATCATGTAAGCCAGGCACCACAAACCTTGGCCCTTGAAACTCAGCAAATAGAAATGTAACAGGAAAGGTGGCCTACCCTGACTGCCCCATGGAGACGAGTCCTGCTTATGTTGCTGGGGATAGGTTGTGTATGAGTAATTTGCTGTTGTGCCTTATATTGTTGTGGATTACAGGCACAGGGCTGTGCCTCCTGGCCAAAGAATCTTCACGGAAAACATCTGTAATGTACATTGTGCAGTGAGGAACACTAAAGAGGTGGAATGTAAGGAAATTGGCGTTGGTCAGGCTCCCTCACCCGGATGTCCAGGAAGGAATGACTGAGATATTTTCTGCAGGTCAGGAACAATAGCACATGTGTACTTTTATGTAACCAATGATATCATGCTTGGCACCCTGCTGGCTATATTGCAGTTTCATGTATAAACTGATCAGGACTTTATGCTGCTCAGGTGGCCCACCCATCAAATAAAGATCTCCCTATGAGCCCCTGTATTTTCTTCAGGCTGCCAGAATCTCGAGTCAACTGTCTGAGATAGAGCAGGTGCAGAACTGACAGTAGGTTACAGCTCTAATAATtaagtcatttcacctctgaatattcctgcattagctcaggagcttttgagggacacctcctAACCAAATGATAatagttgccgcagtctggctgggcataagATGgagagccactcacaccttgtagattcaaacgcaattctttattcccgaactcacacaggccctgtacaaacacgttctggggaaatcccagttctgccctCACAATTCACATCCCAAATgctttctcaattccacgagaactcaatgggaactcaggcagcaggaacgccctattcccagcagcaataaccttaaacctggaacttccctaaacccagattgtcttaaaccgggaacgccttaaacccaaattatcttaaaccgtgatacttcctaaaacctgcaggatataccttaaacctggatccaccctggtccttgagcagggtcacgtttctcaaagacacatgcaatgtcacagcaaatttccatttaacatggggtacgctggcaaggaaatttcgatgtgtcattcctacttggcaatggccctcaggaAATAGTGGATTTTcttactcttttctttcttccttttacccCCGACCCTTCTCTCTTTTATGCATACTACAAGTGATTCTCCACTGGACACCAACTGAAAGTTCTggaattcaattcaattctgatACTATCTGCCTAAAGTTGGTGTCAGCTCTTGTAAGAGCTCAGTCCCAGAATTAATGTTCCCATTTTGGATGCCAGTTGCACAAAGTAGATTGTGCCTCTAAATCCATTGCTTCTAAATCCACTGATtttgtaagggggggtccggcggagcgtcggaggtagagaccacacaagagacttactccatgcaattggcaaaaggggatttattggggatccattccagcgcgctggggctccgtgctcactcaagaagggagagcagcccagagcccagagcaaaggtcaagcagagcttaagtacactttttggggagggcgggagtctttgcatacatcagaacaaatcatcatgaggcgcggggaaattgaacaacaactctgagacgtgattggcacattcattggcgggcgagggtgattggtcattcgtaagcgggttacacattcaaactgattggttcgggccctgtgaggaactgcacagggccctaggctaaatggccagtagggtgttgtcttaactatctcaggaatctgggtgtaacagaggaacttaataatacctaatcttttacattcaagctttccagcttagaaactttaccctttcaatttAACAAACTACAGAGGAAAAATATGTGGGAAAGAAAATTTCACCTGTACTAAACATGAGTAGATATGATTTGGTAGGAGTCTAGAGGTTCTATTTTAATCATATGTAATGAAATTAAGGatattataaattttacactATTGAGAACAAAAAAATGTATGGACTCAATCTGTAGGAAATCtctaatgaaattaaaatgttccCTTTTGAAAATTTAGGAAACTGAAAAAGAGTCTTTCCTCAGGTGCCACCAAGGTGCTCAGTCCTTCCGAGAAGCAAAGGCCGTACTGGGGTGAGGCCCTCACTTCATCTGGCGACTAGCACAGCGCCAGCCGTCAGCACCATGACCTCTGTTTCTGAGCTGTCCTGGATCTACTCTGCCCTCATCCTGCAGGATGACCAGGTGACCGTCATGGAGGATAAAATTAATGCCCTCATTAAAGCAGCTGGTGTAAATGTTGAACCTTTTTGGCCTGGTTTGTTTGCAAAGGGCCTGGCCAAGGTCAACTTTGGGAGCCTCATTTGCAAAATAGGGGCTGGTGGGCCTGCTTCAGCAGCTGGTGAAGCACCAACAGGACGTCCTACACCCTCCACAGCAGCTGCCCCAGTTGAGGAGAAGAAagtgaaagcaaagaaaaaagaatccaagGAGTCTGATGATGACATGGGTTTTGGTCTTTTTGACTAAATTCTTGTAAAtgttcaataattaaaaaaaaaaaaaactgaactttgatggaaaaaaaaagaaaggaaaactgaaaaagggTGAATTTGTGAGTTGATTTATGTTTCACATAGTAAGAATATACTTCAGTGTATcagagtcattttttaaattgaactcTAACATATGAAAAACTTTATCAAGTCTATTCAAGATGAGTGCTGAGTTACTTGAATAATTTTTGAGATGAATTAGAGTATAGCTCACTCTTTGTTCTCATAAGTTAAATAACAGAatagcgggct contains:
- the LOC144250761 gene encoding large ribosomal subunit protein P1-like, encoding MTSVSELSWIYSALILQDDQVTGLAKVNFGSLICKIGAGGPASAAGEAPTGRPTPSTAAAPVEEKKVKAKKKESKESDDDMGFGLFD